In a genomic window of Rhododendron vialii isolate Sample 1 chromosome 12a, ASM3025357v1:
- the LOC131311254 gene encoding uncharacterized protein LOC131311254 encodes MNASVATTIHSFPHPLLLPTTAQLHLFGRNSRPSTSTKLLSILFHPPPPPPPPQVLLVSTKLKTQIPPSNPPPPPWTVSEISDAVNGRIIKWGPPGTISTDTRTLQPGQWFFAITGERFDAHDFITPDLSSKGCVGVIGNWVCNNWDKGFVQVEGNTVIWLEKMGSYARNRFHGCLIGVTGSVGKTTTRTMMALALERLGSVHQSCGNWNNRIGVALSLIGIPRNTEMVVLELGMSGKGEILELARTCRPSVRVILNVGASHLENFGSLEEVSMAKGEILREAKPGDVCVLNADDPLVMSLPIPAGVQRVLFGQSTDSNVRLVLAESTNGGLGVRVVLERNNETVEFVLSSPGLHLAMSACAAAAVATVLGVPLPQVGKRLSRFRSVHMRLELEVAASGIQVINDVYNANPVSTKAAFDTLKGISCKGKRVAILGDMLELGQTEIESHEMTLRYCCSAGFDIVALVGKRFLAAAENLDLVKGRHVLHADNSETIVPEIVKRLNHNDVVLVKGSRAMQMEKVVDAIKSLSSNFMLPF; translated from the exons ATGAATGCATCAGTAGCAACAACAATCCACTCCTTTCCTCACCCACTACTACTCCCCACCACCGCCCAATTACACCTCTTTGGAAGAAACTCTCGTCCTTCCACATCCACCAAATTACTCTCTATCCTCTtccaccctcctcctcctcctcctcctcctcaagtTCTTCTTGTATccaccaaactcaaaacccaaatcccTCCTTcaaatcctcctcctccaccttgGACCGTCTCCGAGATATCAGACGCCGTCAATGGCAGAATCATCAAATGGGGTCCTCCAGGAACCATTTCTACAGACACCAGAACCCTCCAACCCGGCCAATGGTTCTTCGCCATAACCGGCGAAAGATTCGATGCCCACGATTTTATTACCCCAGATTTGTCCTCCAAGGGCTGTGTTGGAGTCATTGGTAACTGGGTTTGTAACAATTGGGACAAGGGTTTTGTTCAAGTTGAAGGTAATACCGTAATTTGGTTGGAGAAGATGGGTAGTTATGCTAGGAATAGGTTTCATGGTTGTTTGATTGGGGTAACGGGTAGTGTTGGCAAGACCACTACAAGAACAATGATGGCATTGGCACTTGAACGACTTGGGTCCGTTCACCAGAGTTGTGGGAATTGGAATAATCGAATCGGGGTTGCTTTGTCTTTGATAGGGATTCCTAGGAATACGGAGATGGTGGTTTTGGAGCTGGGGATGAGTGGGAAAGGAGAGATTTTGGAGCTCGCGAGGACGTGCAGGCCGTCCGTAAGGGTGATTCTGAATGTGGGTGCTTCACATTTGGAGAATTTCGGGAGTTTAGAAGAGGTTTCGATGGCGAAAGGGGAGATCCTAAGGGAAGCAAAGCCTGGGGATGTGTGTGTTCTGAATGCCGATGATCCTCTTGTTATGAGCCTCCCTATCCCAGCTGGAGTTCAAAGG GTGCTCTTTGGTCAGAGTACGGATAGCAATGTTCGGTTGGTTTTGGCTGAAAGTACAAATGGAGGTCTTGGCGTTCGAGTCGTTTTAGAGAGAAATAATGAGAC GGTGGAGTTTGTGCTCTCCAGTCCTGGTCTGCATTTGGCTATGAGTGCGTGTGCAGCAGCAGCTGTTGCAACTGTGTTGGGAGTTCCTCTTCCTCAAGTCGGGAAACGCTTGTCAAGATTTCGTTCTGTTCACATGAGATTAGAGCTTGAAGTTGCTGCAAGTGGTATCCAAGTAATCAATGATGTTTACAATGCCAATCCTGTTAGCaccaaagctgcttttgacaCGCTGAAAGGAATTAGCTGCAAAGGTAAAAGAGTTGCAATACTCGGGGACATGTTAGAACTTGGTCAGACAGAAATAGAGTCGCATGAGATGACATTAAGGTATTGTTGCAGTGCTGGTTTTGATATAGTTGCCCTTGTTGGGAAGAGATTTCTTGCAGCAGCTGAGAATTTGGATCTAGTCAAAGGGAGGCACGTCTTACATGCCGACAATTCAGAAACCATTGTGCCTGAAATAGTCAAAAGGTTGAACCATAATGATGTTGTCTTGGTGAAGGGCAGTCGCGCAATGCAGATGGAGAAAGTGGTTGATGCAATTAAATCTCTGTCTTCGAATTTCATGTTACCATTCTAG